From a single Drosophila sulfurigaster albostrigata strain 15112-1811.04 chromosome 3, ASM2355843v2, whole genome shotgun sequence genomic region:
- the LOC133842298 gene encoding polycomb protein Asx isoform X1: MKTITPDTSTSAAPQEQQQQQQMPTQGATIPQQRQHIIPVIMEATAHVNLVDDDDEKDPLALDSAAHQTLPLETPQQQQHQQQQSAINSTSPNKHTHSLRRHLPRIIMKSMPPEKKATANSEDALHNNAALPPTTSVTLTAAAAQLAPSPAINAATTSTSASSSSTTSAPPVRGISSRRIQQQQQAKAAAAAAAAAAAATAAAAAAAAASTASPSSKAVTQASTMREVLASIPGFSVKPRRRSNKKLTTAAQIEQFKDGKIDLETPDSILASTNLRALLNKQTFSLLPPLYQHNLIQLLPSVDREASEVVQPPLQQPDEPSTSSGSGSGSVSNSSHEAIRLSASCLNNEFFARACLEWRERLSEGEFTPENQIKLKTEAEREKNKVDPWKLKHFEPYWGEKNAKRAPNSNPPTCKLKLEPPKQKQETTAADAAEVVTPPPPPSSTQTPTAPPPQPQQQQQQEQQLQQATCDNETELKFNISTKCESTTTTTTTSTISIASENTATTGSSVATLATAETTVSTINATTETLNKSSNNIISSSSNSSSSNAITEQHRRVLKRPSSSPSRRKRSDLSTIVSELPTTSKESKLIKREVVEMIVPNTTNIDEHATDELDAKLAVTINDQQPLINSTCAKNKATNTETLTTPTPTTASASIPATTSMSTSTAVAATSNIIPTTIPVTTNHFAGYSPDVELVEDTKATPNVALPTATTASTSTTTRNHDFVFADTIDHAYFHDHQATISHNFYSSSSSSNSTATIIKLDDPCDKQIEDSPTMPMTMASNSLSTTTSSSSLASSNCTSSSISSSLSSSCSSSNSSTTAATTTTLAAPISLATAAETTLADMQAMLSSVATLQQQQEQQQQSTPAVELNSSEMFQHVQHDWNFGGIKLMTSAPLNSDASTIDELHGAEHLNDEAIHMMDVVNEAEDDDIVECHNLLDNNVTEAAAEEVDEDDENVDEDDDIVECIDAEPQDQDEVMSAMVDHVIEDSEGDTVRDIVDKLQQHHQQQQEQQQQQQQQHQLHAQIQDVVQLAQHSFIPQAHNVDYSNEITHELLCDAVPMSAAEMEVSSTVITNSSNSNDSSNNLSLCSSSSSSIAINQLPQQATAPAAAPPQQQRQILVDSNGQIIGNFLLQQQQQQQRQQQQLQQQQLLQQFTLQAAAQQHQQQQQQQQQQQQHQQVQQQQATSSNALHKTHQTLPITLRKPFEINSNGAQQFLAPNLLAQQQQQQQQQLEQQQQAQQKQQQLQQFALQQAQLHQRQLLAQVANNNLLQQQQLQQQQQQQQQQQSYQQQPQQSVVPPKFIAKPLNIISMTRPANASPNTAATPAVVATPTAANNQQIPSSYANVVTAVQQQPATAQQQQQLNHNSNLQQQQQQSVQVPVSAVNNVLTMKAMPPSGVPTTIAQQRLQPKMPTGKGRKATTNRLPPGAVNLERSYQICQAVIQNSPNRENLKAQLRPPAAILSQQQATTTVSSTSSNTALNVSTVAATPMSNLSTVSSNVIATAAAAAAPQNLKQEELLVGGAATVAAAPALPSGMPPNVMGVGRPGVYKVIGPRMGGFPRKKYVQRKPSPTTVIRHMMTAAPGAASNAAQQLQLATGQQVAQQAPPTTPEQLLHQNGTGQYVLVHRANVGAADNQAPRASSAPPMHQNQFVTVQNPLHNLNGLTMGGRGRPASVDNNTAGNGAPVIANNDALHHHELHPQQQQLQQQQLGNVSAAANIVRRNVAAGTNITYIDATNNSTSAPATTLIEAGNNFMVTTSTTSTTAAGSIAGNQVQIQQTTQQQQHPLLQMQQSGENTPPGNEATTNNSCACALNAMVICQQCGAFCHDDCINAAKLCVACVIR; encoded by the exons atgaaaaccaTAACGCCGGATACATCCACATCAGCAGCGCcacaagaacagcagcagcaacaacaaatgcccaCTCAAGGCGCCACCATTccacaacagcgacagcataTTATACCTGTGATTATGGAAGCAACGGCGCACGTGAATCTCGtagacgatgacgatgaaaAAGATCCATTAGCTTTGGACAGCGCAGCGCATCAAACGCTGCCATTAGAGAcgccccagcagcagcaacatcaacagcagcagtcggCGATAAATTCAACGTCACccaacaagcacacacatagtCTGAG GCGCCACCTGCCACGCATCATAATGAAATCCATGCCACCTGAGAAAAAGGCAACAGCCAACAGTGAAGATGCATTGCATAACAACGCTGCGTTACCGCCAACAACATCAGTAACGttaactgcagctgcagcgcaaCTGGCGCCATCACCTGCCATCAACGCTGCCACTACATCCACCTCCGCCTCGTCCTCATCCACGACATCTGCACCACCTGTGCGTGGCATCAGCAGTCGTCGcatccaacagcagcagcaagctaAGGCGgctgcagcggcggcggcagcagcagcagcggcaacagcagccgcagcagcggcagcagcagcatcaacagcttCACCGAGTTCTAAGGCTGTTACCCAAGCGTCGACAATGCGAGAGGTACTGGCCTCGATACCGGGATTCAGTGTTAAGCCGCGTCGTCGCAGCAACAAGAAGCTTACAACTGCGGCGCAAATTGAACAGTTTAAGGATGGCAAAATCGATTTGGAAACGCCAGACTCCATATTGGCATCCACAAACCTGCGCGCGTtgctaaacaaacaaacattctCATTATTGCCGCCACTGTACCAGCACAATCTTATTCAACTGTTGCCGAGCGTGGATCGCGAAGCCAGCGAGGTTGTGCAGCCACCGCTGCAGCAGCCGGACGAGCCGAGTACAAGCAGTGGGAGTGGCAGTGGTAGTGTCAGCAATAGCTCCCATGAAGCCATACGATTAAGCGCCTCCTGCCTAAATAACGAGTTCTTTGCACGCGCCTGCCTAGAGTGGCGAGAACGTCTTAGCGAAGGCGAATTCACGCCAGAGAATCAAATAAAGCTGAAAACGGAAGCGGAACGGGAAAAGAACAAAGTCGATCCCTGGAAATTGAAGCACTTTGAGCCTTATTGGGGCGAGAAAAATGCGAAACGTGCACCGAATTCCAACCCGCCCACCTGTAAGCTTAAGCTCGAGCCCCcaaagcagaagcaggagacaacagcagctgatgcAGCTGAAGTGGTaacgccaccaccaccaccatcatcaACACAAACACCAACAGCACCACCtccacagccacaacagcagcagcagcaagaacaacaactacaacaagcaACATGTGATAATGAGACTGaactgaaatttaatatt AGCACAAAGTGCGAATCCACAACCACGACAaccacaacatcaacaatatcCATAGCCAGTGAGAATACTGCAACTACTGGCAGTAGCGTAGCAACATtagcaacagcagaaacaacagTGTCAACTATCaatgcaacaacagaaacattaaataaaagtagcaacaacatcattagcagcagtagcaacagcagcagcagcaacgctaTAACGGAGCAACATCGGCGGGTTCTGAAACGCCCGTCGAGCAGTCCATCACGACGCAAACGCAGCGATCTATCGACAATCGTCAGTGAGTTGCCAACAACGTCAAAAGAAAGCAAGCTAATAAAACGAGAGGTTGTGGAGATGATTGTTCctaatacaacaaatattgatGAGCATGCGACCGACGAGTTGGATGCAAAATTAGCAGTAACAATAAACGACCAGCAGCCACTTATAAACAGTACCTGTGCTAAAAACAAGGCAACAAATACGGAGACATTAACAacgccaacaccaacaacagcatctGCATCAataccagcaacaacatcgatgtccacatcaacagcagtagcagcaacatcaaacaTTATACCTACAACAATTCCTGTGACTACCAATCACTTTGCAGGCTACTCGCCGGATGTGGAACTTGTTGAAG ACACCAAAGCAACGCCTAATGTGGCGctaccaacagcaacaactgcgtCGACATCGACAACCACAAGAAACCATGACTTTGTATTTGCAGATACAATCGATCACG CTTACTTCCATGATCATCAAGCAACCATTAGCCACAATTTCTattcctcatcatcatcatcaaatt CGACAGCAACAATCATTAAACTGGACGATCCTTGTGATAAGCAGATTGAGGATTCACCAACAATGCCCATGACAATGGCCAGTAATTCGCTGTCGACAACAACGTCGTCGAGTTCGTTGGCGTCCAGCAATTGCACATCGTCATCGATATCATCTTCGTTATCATCGTCCTGTTCCAGCAGCAACTCCTCGACAACGGCTGCCACAACAACGACTTTGGCAGCCCCAATATCGCtagcaacagctgctgaaACAACGCTTGCTGATATGCAAGCAATGCTCAGCTCAGTGGCCACacttcaacagcaacaggagcaacagcaacaatcaacGCCCGCCGTGGAATTAAATTCTAGTGAAATGTTTCAGCATGTGCAGCACGATTGGAACTTTGGTGGCATTAAATTGATGACATCGGCGCCATTAAATAGTGACGCATCAACAATCGACGAATTGCATGGAGCAGAGCATTTAAATGACGAGGCTATCCACATGATGGATGTGGTAAATGAAGCAGAGGATGATGACATTGTGGAATGTCACAATCTGCTGGACAATAATGTCACCGAGGCAGCGGCCGAAGAGGTTGACGAAGACGATGAGAATGTCGATGAGGATGACGATATTGTTGAATGCATTGACGCTGAGCCACAAGACCAGGATGAAGTGATGAGTGCAATGGTTGATCACGTTATCGAGGACAGCGAGGGCGACACTGTGCGTGATATTGTAGACaaattgcagcagcatcatcaacagcagcaggaacaacagcaacagcagcagcaacaacatcaattgCATGCGCAAATTCAGGATGTGGTGCAATTAGCGCAACATTCGTTTATACCACAAGCGCATAACGTCGACTATTCAAATGAG ATTACGCATGAACTGCTGTGTGATGCAGTGCCCATGTCGGCAGCCGAAATGGAGGTATCCAGCACGGTTATTACgaacagcagtaacagcaacgacagcagcaataacTTGAGtttatgcagcagcagcagtagtagTATTGCGATTAATCAGCTACCGCAACAAGCAACTGCACCTGCTGCAGCGCCTcctcagcagcagcgtcagaTTCTGGTTGATTCCAATGGTCAGATTATTGGGAATTTCcttttgcaacaacaacagcagcaacagcgccagcagcagcaactgcagcagcagcaattatTACAACAGTTCACCTTGCAAGCAGCTGCacaacagcaccaacagcagcaacaacagcagcagcagcagcaacaacatcaacaagtgcaacagcagcaagcaactaGCAGCAATGCGTTACATAAAACACATCAAACGTTGCCCATAACGTTGCGCAAGCCTTTTGAGATTAACAGCAATGGGGCTCAGCAGTTTTTGGCACCTAATCTTCtcgcacagcagcagcagcaacaacaacagcaactcgaacagcaacagcaagcacagcaaaagcaacaacaactacaacaatttgCTTTGCAGCAGGCTCAATTGCATCAAAGACAATTGCTAGCGCAGGTAGCTAACAACAAtctgctgcaacaacagcaactgcagcaacaacaacaacaacagcagcagcaacaaagctATCAACAACAGCCGCAACAAAGCGTTGTGCCGCCCAAGTTCATAGCTAAACCCCTGAACATTATATCGATGACACGACCAGCCAATGCATCGCCCAACACCGCTGCAACGCCTGCTGTTGtcgcaacaccaacagcagcaaataacCAACAGATTCCGTCCAGCTATGCCAATGTTGTTACGGCAGTtcagcagcaaccagcaacagctcaacagcagcagcagctcaatcACAACAGTaatttgcaacagcaacaacagcagtctGTGCAGGTACCCGTCTCAGCAGTTAACAATGTGTTAACAATGAAAGCAATGCCGCCATCAGGTGTACCGACCACTATAGCCCAGCAACGATTGCAGCCTAAAATGCCCACGGGCAAGGGACGCAAGGCGACCACCAATAGATTGCCACCGGGTGCTGTTAATCTAGAGCGAAGCTATCAAATATGTCAGGCTGTAATACAGAACAGTCCAAATCGCGAGAACCTCAAAGCCCAACTGCGACCGCCGGCAGCTATTCTCAgccagcagcaggcaacaacaactgtcaGCAGCACTAGCAGCAATACGGCATTGAATGTATCTactgtggctgccacaccGATGAGCAATCTCAGCACGGTTAGCAGCAATGTGatagcaacagctgctgccgccgcagcCCCACAGAATTTGAAGCAGGAGGAACTGCTTGTCGGTGGGGCGGCCACAGTTGCTGCAGCGCCAGCCCTGCCCTCCGGTATGCCACCTAATGTAATGGGTGTGGGGAGACCAGGTGTCTACAAG GTAATCGGACCTCGCATGGGAGGCTTTCCGCGTAAGAAGTATGTGCAGAGAAAGCCATCACCCACAACAGTTATACGACATATGATGACAGCGGCGCCAGGTgccgccagcaatgctgcacagcagctgcagttggcaACTGGGCAACAGGTGGCACAGCAGGCGCCGCCAACGACACCGGAACAGCTCCTGCATCAGAATGGAACTGGGCAATACGTGTTGGTTCATCGCGCCAATGTGGGTGCAGCTGACAATCAAGCGCCACGTGCCTCGAGTGCCCCACCTATGCATCAAAATCAG TTTGTCACCGTGCAGAATCCGTTGCACAATCTGAACGGATTAACAATGGGCGGACGCGGGCGTCCGGCATCTGTTGACAATAACACGGCTGGCAACGGTGCGCCAGTGATTGCCAACAATGATGCACTGCATCATCATGAACTGCacccgcagcagcagcagctgcaacagcagcagttgggcAATGTCAGTGCGGCCGCGAATATTGTGCGGCGCAATGTCGCTGCAG gAACCAATATCACCTACATTGATGCCACTAACAACAGCACTTCGGCACCAGCAACTACTCTGATTGAAGCTGGCAATAACTTTATGGTAACAACCAGCACTACATCGACAACAGCTGCTGGCAGCATTGCTGGCAATCAGGTACAAATACAGCAGACaactcaacaacagcagcatccattattgcaaatgcaacaaagcGGAGAGAACACGCCACCAGGCAACGaggcaacaaccaacaacagctgcGCATGTGCACTAAACGCGATGGTCATTTGTCAGCAGTGCGGTGCTTTCTGCCACGACGACTGCATCAATGCAGCCAAGCTGTGCGTTGCCTGTGTGATTAGATGA
- the LOC133842298 gene encoding polycomb protein Asx isoform X2 translates to MKTITPDTSTSAAPQEQQQQQQMPTQGATIPQQRQHIIPVIMEATAHVNLVDDDDEKDPLALDSAAHQTLPLETPQQQQHQQQQSAINSTSPNKHTHSLRRHLPRIIMKSMPPEKKATANSEDALHNNAALPPTTSVTLTAAAAQLAPSPAINAATTSTSASSSSTTSAPPVRGISSRRIQQQQQAKAAAAAAAAAAAATAAAAAAAAASTASPSSKAVTQASTMREVLASIPGFSVKPRRRSNKKLTTAAQIEQFKDGKIDLETPDSILASTNLRALLNKQTFSLLPPLYQHNLIQLLPSVDREASEVVQPPLQQPDEPSTSSGSGSGSVSNSSHEAIRLSASCLNNEFFARACLEWRERLSEGEFTPENQIKLKTEAEREKNKVDPWKLKHFEPYWGEKNAKRAPNSNPPTCKLKLEPPKQKQETTAADAAEVVTPPPPPSSTQTPTAPPPQPQQQQQQEQQLQQATCDNETELKFNISTKCESTTTTTTTSTISIASENTATTGSSVATLATAETTVSTINATTETLNKSSNNIISSSSNSSSSNAITEQHRRVLKRPSSSPSRRKRSDLSTIVSELPTTSKESKLIKREVVEMIVPNTTNIDEHATDELDAKLAVTINDQQPLINSTCAKNKATNTETLTTPTPTTASASIPATTSMSTSTAVAATSNIIPTTIPVTTNHFAGYSPDVELVEDTKATPNVALPTATTASTSTTTRNHDFVFADTIDHATATIIKLDDPCDKQIEDSPTMPMTMASNSLSTTTSSSSLASSNCTSSSISSSLSSSCSSSNSSTTAATTTTLAAPISLATAAETTLADMQAMLSSVATLQQQQEQQQQSTPAVELNSSEMFQHVQHDWNFGGIKLMTSAPLNSDASTIDELHGAEHLNDEAIHMMDVVNEAEDDDIVECHNLLDNNVTEAAAEEVDEDDENVDEDDDIVECIDAEPQDQDEVMSAMVDHVIEDSEGDTVRDIVDKLQQHHQQQQEQQQQQQQQHQLHAQIQDVVQLAQHSFIPQAHNVDYSNEITHELLCDAVPMSAAEMEVSSTVITNSSNSNDSSNNLSLCSSSSSSIAINQLPQQATAPAAAPPQQQRQILVDSNGQIIGNFLLQQQQQQQRQQQQLQQQQLLQQFTLQAAAQQHQQQQQQQQQQQQHQQVQQQQATSSNALHKTHQTLPITLRKPFEINSNGAQQFLAPNLLAQQQQQQQQQLEQQQQAQQKQQQLQQFALQQAQLHQRQLLAQVANNNLLQQQQLQQQQQQQQQQQSYQQQPQQSVVPPKFIAKPLNIISMTRPANASPNTAATPAVVATPTAANNQQIPSSYANVVTAVQQQPATAQQQQQLNHNSNLQQQQQQSVQVPVSAVNNVLTMKAMPPSGVPTTIAQQRLQPKMPTGKGRKATTNRLPPGAVNLERSYQICQAVIQNSPNRENLKAQLRPPAAILSQQQATTTVSSTSSNTALNVSTVAATPMSNLSTVSSNVIATAAAAAAPQNLKQEELLVGGAATVAAAPALPSGMPPNVMGVGRPGVYKVIGPRMGGFPRKKYVQRKPSPTTVIRHMMTAAPGAASNAAQQLQLATGQQVAQQAPPTTPEQLLHQNGTGQYVLVHRANVGAADNQAPRASSAPPMHQNQFVTVQNPLHNLNGLTMGGRGRPASVDNNTAGNGAPVIANNDALHHHELHPQQQQLQQQQLGNVSAAANIVRRNVAAGTNITYIDATNNSTSAPATTLIEAGNNFMVTTSTTSTTAAGSIAGNQVQIQQTTQQQQHPLLQMQQSGENTPPGNEATTNNSCACALNAMVICQQCGAFCHDDCINAAKLCVACVIR, encoded by the exons atgaaaaccaTAACGCCGGATACATCCACATCAGCAGCGCcacaagaacagcagcagcaacaacaaatgcccaCTCAAGGCGCCACCATTccacaacagcgacagcataTTATACCTGTGATTATGGAAGCAACGGCGCACGTGAATCTCGtagacgatgacgatgaaaAAGATCCATTAGCTTTGGACAGCGCAGCGCATCAAACGCTGCCATTAGAGAcgccccagcagcagcaacatcaacagcagcagtcggCGATAAATTCAACGTCACccaacaagcacacacatagtCTGAG GCGCCACCTGCCACGCATCATAATGAAATCCATGCCACCTGAGAAAAAGGCAACAGCCAACAGTGAAGATGCATTGCATAACAACGCTGCGTTACCGCCAACAACATCAGTAACGttaactgcagctgcagcgcaaCTGGCGCCATCACCTGCCATCAACGCTGCCACTACATCCACCTCCGCCTCGTCCTCATCCACGACATCTGCACCACCTGTGCGTGGCATCAGCAGTCGTCGcatccaacagcagcagcaagctaAGGCGgctgcagcggcggcggcagcagcagcagcggcaacagcagccgcagcagcggcagcagcagcatcaacagcttCACCGAGTTCTAAGGCTGTTACCCAAGCGTCGACAATGCGAGAGGTACTGGCCTCGATACCGGGATTCAGTGTTAAGCCGCGTCGTCGCAGCAACAAGAAGCTTACAACTGCGGCGCAAATTGAACAGTTTAAGGATGGCAAAATCGATTTGGAAACGCCAGACTCCATATTGGCATCCACAAACCTGCGCGCGTtgctaaacaaacaaacattctCATTATTGCCGCCACTGTACCAGCACAATCTTATTCAACTGTTGCCGAGCGTGGATCGCGAAGCCAGCGAGGTTGTGCAGCCACCGCTGCAGCAGCCGGACGAGCCGAGTACAAGCAGTGGGAGTGGCAGTGGTAGTGTCAGCAATAGCTCCCATGAAGCCATACGATTAAGCGCCTCCTGCCTAAATAACGAGTTCTTTGCACGCGCCTGCCTAGAGTGGCGAGAACGTCTTAGCGAAGGCGAATTCACGCCAGAGAATCAAATAAAGCTGAAAACGGAAGCGGAACGGGAAAAGAACAAAGTCGATCCCTGGAAATTGAAGCACTTTGAGCCTTATTGGGGCGAGAAAAATGCGAAACGTGCACCGAATTCCAACCCGCCCACCTGTAAGCTTAAGCTCGAGCCCCcaaagcagaagcaggagacaacagcagctgatgcAGCTGAAGTGGTaacgccaccaccaccaccatcatcaACACAAACACCAACAGCACCACCtccacagccacaacagcagcagcagcaagaacaacaactacaacaagcaACATGTGATAATGAGACTGaactgaaatttaatatt AGCACAAAGTGCGAATCCACAACCACGACAaccacaacatcaacaatatcCATAGCCAGTGAGAATACTGCAACTACTGGCAGTAGCGTAGCAACATtagcaacagcagaaacaacagTGTCAACTATCaatgcaacaacagaaacattaaataaaagtagcaacaacatcattagcagcagtagcaacagcagcagcagcaacgctaTAACGGAGCAACATCGGCGGGTTCTGAAACGCCCGTCGAGCAGTCCATCACGACGCAAACGCAGCGATCTATCGACAATCGTCAGTGAGTTGCCAACAACGTCAAAAGAAAGCAAGCTAATAAAACGAGAGGTTGTGGAGATGATTGTTCctaatacaacaaatattgatGAGCATGCGACCGACGAGTTGGATGCAAAATTAGCAGTAACAATAAACGACCAGCAGCCACTTATAAACAGTACCTGTGCTAAAAACAAGGCAACAAATACGGAGACATTAACAacgccaacaccaacaacagcatctGCATCAataccagcaacaacatcgatgtccacatcaacagcagtagcagcaacatcaaacaTTATACCTACAACAATTCCTGTGACTACCAATCACTTTGCAGGCTACTCGCCGGATGTGGAACTTGTTGAAG ACACCAAAGCAACGCCTAATGTGGCGctaccaacagcaacaactgcgtCGACATCGACAACCACAAGAAACCATGACTTTGTATTTGCAGATACAATCGATCACG CGACAGCAACAATCATTAAACTGGACGATCCTTGTGATAAGCAGATTGAGGATTCACCAACAATGCCCATGACAATGGCCAGTAATTCGCTGTCGACAACAACGTCGTCGAGTTCGTTGGCGTCCAGCAATTGCACATCGTCATCGATATCATCTTCGTTATCATCGTCCTGTTCCAGCAGCAACTCCTCGACAACGGCTGCCACAACAACGACTTTGGCAGCCCCAATATCGCtagcaacagctgctgaaACAACGCTTGCTGATATGCAAGCAATGCTCAGCTCAGTGGCCACacttcaacagcaacaggagcaacagcaacaatcaacGCCCGCCGTGGAATTAAATTCTAGTGAAATGTTTCAGCATGTGCAGCACGATTGGAACTTTGGTGGCATTAAATTGATGACATCGGCGCCATTAAATAGTGACGCATCAACAATCGACGAATTGCATGGAGCAGAGCATTTAAATGACGAGGCTATCCACATGATGGATGTGGTAAATGAAGCAGAGGATGATGACATTGTGGAATGTCACAATCTGCTGGACAATAATGTCACCGAGGCAGCGGCCGAAGAGGTTGACGAAGACGATGAGAATGTCGATGAGGATGACGATATTGTTGAATGCATTGACGCTGAGCCACAAGACCAGGATGAAGTGATGAGTGCAATGGTTGATCACGTTATCGAGGACAGCGAGGGCGACACTGTGCGTGATATTGTAGACaaattgcagcagcatcatcaacagcagcaggaacaacagcaacagcagcagcaacaacatcaattgCATGCGCAAATTCAGGATGTGGTGCAATTAGCGCAACATTCGTTTATACCACAAGCGCATAACGTCGACTATTCAAATGAG ATTACGCATGAACTGCTGTGTGATGCAGTGCCCATGTCGGCAGCCGAAATGGAGGTATCCAGCACGGTTATTACgaacagcagtaacagcaacgacagcagcaataacTTGAGtttatgcagcagcagcagtagtagTATTGCGATTAATCAGCTACCGCAACAAGCAACTGCACCTGCTGCAGCGCCTcctcagcagcagcgtcagaTTCTGGTTGATTCCAATGGTCAGATTATTGGGAATTTCcttttgcaacaacaacagcagcaacagcgccagcagcagcaactgcagcagcagcaattatTACAACAGTTCACCTTGCAAGCAGCTGCacaacagcaccaacagcagcaacaacagcagcagcagcagcaacaacatcaacaagtgcaacagcagcaagcaactaGCAGCAATGCGTTACATAAAACACATCAAACGTTGCCCATAACGTTGCGCAAGCCTTTTGAGATTAACAGCAATGGGGCTCAGCAGTTTTTGGCACCTAATCTTCtcgcacagcagcagcagcaacaacaacagcaactcgaacagcaacagcaagcacagcaaaagcaacaacaactacaacaatttgCTTTGCAGCAGGCTCAATTGCATCAAAGACAATTGCTAGCGCAGGTAGCTAACAACAAtctgctgcaacaacagcaactgcagcaacaacaacaacaacagcagcagcaacaaagctATCAACAACAGCCGCAACAAAGCGTTGTGCCGCCCAAGTTCATAGCTAAACCCCTGAACATTATATCGATGACACGACCAGCCAATGCATCGCCCAACACCGCTGCAACGCCTGCTGTTGtcgcaacaccaacagcagcaaataacCAACAGATTCCGTCCAGCTATGCCAATGTTGTTACGGCAGTtcagcagcaaccagcaacagctcaacagcagcagcagctcaatcACAACAGTaatttgcaacagcaacaacagcagtctGTGCAGGTACCCGTCTCAGCAGTTAACAATGTGTTAACAATGAAAGCAATGCCGCCATCAGGTGTACCGACCACTATAGCCCAGCAACGATTGCAGCCTAAAATGCCCACGGGCAAGGGACGCAAGGCGACCACCAATAGATTGCCACCGGGTGCTGTTAATCTAGAGCGAAGCTATCAAATATGTCAGGCTGTAATACAGAACAGTCCAAATCGCGAGAACCTCAAAGCCCAACTGCGACCGCCGGCAGCTATTCTCAgccagcagcaggcaacaacaactgtcaGCAGCACTAGCAGCAATACGGCATTGAATGTATCTactgtggctgccacaccGATGAGCAATCTCAGCACGGTTAGCAGCAATGTGatagcaacagctgctgccgccgcagcCCCACAGAATTTGAAGCAGGAGGAACTGCTTGTCGGTGGGGCGGCCACAGTTGCTGCAGCGCCAGCCCTGCCCTCCGGTATGCCACCTAATGTAATGGGTGTGGGGAGACCAGGTGTCTACAAG GTAATCGGACCTCGCATGGGAGGCTTTCCGCGTAAGAAGTATGTGCAGAGAAAGCCATCACCCACAACAGTTATACGACATATGATGACAGCGGCGCCAGGTgccgccagcaatgctgcacagcagctgcagttggcaACTGGGCAACAGGTGGCACAGCAGGCGCCGCCAACGACACCGGAACAGCTCCTGCATCAGAATGGAACTGGGCAATACGTGTTGGTTCATCGCGCCAATGTGGGTGCAGCTGACAATCAAGCGCCACGTGCCTCGAGTGCCCCACCTATGCATCAAAATCAG TTTGTCACCGTGCAGAATCCGTTGCACAATCTGAACGGATTAACAATGGGCGGACGCGGGCGTCCGGCATCTGTTGACAATAACACGGCTGGCAACGGTGCGCCAGTGATTGCCAACAATGATGCACTGCATCATCATGAACTGCacccgcagcagcagcagctgcaacagcagcagttgggcAATGTCAGTGCGGCCGCGAATATTGTGCGGCGCAATGTCGCTGCAG gAACCAATATCACCTACATTGATGCCACTAACAACAGCACTTCGGCACCAGCAACTACTCTGATTGAAGCTGGCAATAACTTTATGGTAACAACCAGCACTACATCGACAACAGCTGCTGGCAGCATTGCTGGCAATCAGGTACAAATACAGCAGACaactcaacaacagcagcatccattattgcaaatgcaacaaagcGGAGAGAACACGCCACCAGGCAACGaggcaacaaccaacaacagctgcGCATGTGCACTAAACGCGATGGTCATTTGTCAGCAGTGCGGTGCTTTCTGCCACGACGACTGCATCAATGCAGCCAAGCTGTGCGTTGCCTGTGTGATTAGATGA